The proteins below are encoded in one region of Pomacea canaliculata isolate SZHN2017 linkage group LG7, ASM307304v1, whole genome shotgun sequence:
- the LOC112567973 gene encoding ubiquitin carboxyl-terminal hydrolase 25-like isoform X2: MTVEQSSLQQHNSKRIRDDGLSVTYAKIREVTGIDDQCVIDEAISACCTKEGKFKLEDVVDMLVQDDTIHRRQLRTPKMTKVPVTVQEKQEPLAKKIPTQVSQLAKNPVIDLTQETGERNDIDKAINASLQDSQGILGGQVTREEQDISRILEASLAESKAGTKRKRGEVWFVDPLNPHERRRQEGWPVGLKNVGNTCWFSAVIQSLFYLPKFRRMVLHFKCPFNALMSSILQERRNLRFMQELRLLFGLMIGSTRKYVDPSKAVDILKEAFSSPSGVTDSQQDVSEFQHKLLEWLEDAFKADHVNPSSGEPGNLATAALTNPVTELFYGQFRAEGVHEGKVFTKQETFGQFPLQVNGFRDIHESLEATTMQDEIEAVNKDASSLKSGQELWFTRLPPVLTFELSRFQFNQQLGRPEKIHNKIEFPRVIYVDRYLENNKSITRQRRERSRILKEELSQVQSKLDRFMNYGSGSKRCPLHDILQYALEFAESKPPTSNSTCLSSSDVDMESPKQSISSSNKSLSGTTSSLASTESSDQSMCYVDAAPSPPSGDLSEPHTPQKDSPLQCQTEGQTEVFPAPRHVNDNELRVLRDCLRRWRTEVENDVRELQSTISTLECQLSQMYSDDAMQKFPYHLHAVLVHEGQAASGHYWAFIYDEERSMWLKFNDITISESSWAELERESVGGYHNASAYCLMYVDKSRIQDVSGEGQACRQVDSMETMPKDLQEMVVADNKAFAQEIEDWDAEQVKKSTGDPEVTIVAEHKPTQSAATQTMPISSQSSLPSCHAQLSFEDTVKAVYKALDTPHPTPPEAAFTRAAGFELKRLQESAKMLPRRLPKDDARLQHIVIYLCLNQADSNTQNIILLEQFSHLAILDQNLRAKAIRATSIDMINKMRRECGEKIKADYEQWHQRYHQFRQAAFMFVRGLQAYYKERFTEALPYFNQAWLHNMSAMSGKTALAGINTLLISYFRRKCLEHVNEEAMQQFEMDADVSDALTLMCNQILPSLAFLSQSGLDLDMKALEELRGKWCAFLEKELSQPKVEKLQDFLTKMFENWSEIKLERPQSVRLNSMMDLYKQYCDVINKAFDAGDIEKALTPS, encoded by the exons ATGACCGTGGAACAGTCGAGTTTGCAACAACACAATAGCAAG CGTATTCGTGATGATGGGCTGAGTGTCACATATGCCAAGATCAGGGAGGTCACAGGAATCGACGATCAGTGTGTAATTGATGAGGCCATTAGTGCTTGCTGTACAAAAGAGGGGAAATTCAAATTGGAAGATGTGGTGGACATGTTAGTGCAGGATGACACCATTCACCGAAGACAG CTGCGTACACCCAAAATGACCAAGGTGCCAGTCACTGTCCAAGAGAAGCAGGAGCCTCTTGCGAAAAAGATACCTACACAGGTGTCACAGTTGGCAAAAAATCCAG TTATTGACTTAACCCAGGAAACGGGTGAACGAAATGATATTGACAAAGCCATAAATGCAAGTCTGCAAGATTCACAGGGAATTCTTGGTGGTCAAGTCACTCGAGAAGAGCAAGACATAAGCAG AATTCTGGAAGCGAGCTTGGCTGAGTCTAAAGCTGGCACCAAGAGGAAAAGAGGAGAAGTATGGTTTGTTGACCCACTCAACCCTCATGAGCGCAGACGCCAGGAAGGCTGGCCAGTGGGCTTAAAGAATGTGGGGAACACCTGCTGGTTCAGTGCAGTCATACAG TCATTGTTCTACTTGCCCAAATTCAGGCGCATGGTTCTGCACTTCAAATGCCC ATTTAATGCTCTGATGTCTTCCATTTTACAGGAAAGAAGGAATCTACGCTTCATGCAGGAACTTCGTCTTCTGTTCGGTCTTATGATAGGATCAACTAGAAAATATGTAGATCCCTCCAAAGCTGTAGATATTTTGAAAGAAGCATTCTCATCACCATCAGGAGTTACTGACAGTCAACAG gATGTAAGCGAGTTTCAGCACAAGCTCTTGGAATGGCTTGAAGATGCCTTCAAGGCTGACCATGTGAATCCTTCCTCAGGAGAGCC GGGAAACTTGGCCACTGCTGCACTTACAAATCCTGTAACTGAATTGTTTTATGGCCAGTTTCGGGCTGAAGGTGTGCATGAAG GCAAAGTATTCACCAAGCAAGAGACTTTTGGACAGTTCCCTCTTCAGGTGAATGGATTTCGTGACATCCACGAAAGCCTTGAAGCCACCACTATGCAGGACGAGATAGAGGCTGTCAACAAAGATGCATCTTCTCTCAAGTCTGGCCAAGAG CTCTGGTTTACTCGTCTGCCCCCCGTGCTAACCTTTGAGCTGTCACGGTTCCAGTTCAACCAACAGTTAGGGCGGCcagaaaaaatacacaacaagATAGAATTTCCACGGGTCATTTACGTAGATAG atatttagaaaataacaaGAGCATAACCCGGCAACGAAGAGAACGATCTCGAATATTGAAAGAGGAACTGTCTCAAGTCCAGTCAAAATTAGACAG GTTCATGAACTATGGTTCTGGAAGCAAACGCTGCCCCCTTCATGATATTCTTCAGTATGCACTAGAGTTTGCAGAAAGTAAGCCCCCTACATCCAACTCCACATGTTTGTCATCCAGTGATGTGGACATGGAGTCACCTAAGCAAAGCATCAG CTCCAGTAACAAGTCTTTGAGTGGCACCACCTCGTCACTTGCCTCCACAGAGTCCTCTGACCAGAGCATGTGCTATGTTGATGCTGCCCCCTCTCCTCCGTCTGGAGATCTATCGGAGCCTCATACACCTCAGAAAGATTCACCTCTCCAGTGCCAGACTGAAGGTCAGACAGAGGTGTTTCCAGCACCACGACATGTCAATGACAATGAGCTGAGAGTACTTCGTGACTGTTTGCGTCGATGGAGGACGGAGGTGGAAAATGATGTCCGAG AGCTTCAGTCCACAATATCAACTTTGGAATGTCAGCTGAGCCAGATGTACTCTGATGATGCCATGCAGAAG ttcCCATACCACCTGCATGCAGTGTTGGTACATGAGGGTCAAGCAGCCAGTGGCCATTACTGGGCCTTCATCTATGATGAAGAGCGAAGTATGTGGCTCAAGTTTAATGACATCACCATCTCTGAGTCTTCTTGGGCTGAGCTAGAGCGAGAGAGTGTTGGTGGCTATCACAACGCAAGCGCCTACTGTTTGATGTATGTGGACAAGTCTAGGATTCAGGATGTGTCAG GGGAGGGGCAAGCATGTAGACAAGTAGACTCCATGGAAACCATGCCTAAGGACTTGCAAGAGATGGTTGTTGCTGACAACAAGGCATTTGCTCAGGAGATAGAAGACTGGGATGCAGAGCAAGTCAAAAAATCCACTGGTGATCCGGAAGTCACTATTGTTGCAGAGCATAAACCTA CACAGTCAGCAGCCACACAAACAATGCCAATATCCTCCCAGTCTTCTCTCCCCTCTTGCCATGCCCAGCTGTCTTTTGAAGACACTGTGAAAGCAGTCTACAAGGCGCTAGACACCCCTCATCCTACACCACCAGAAGCTGCCTTCACAAGG GCAGCTGGATTTGAACTGAAACGACTGCAAGAATCTGCAAAGATGTTGCCGCGGCGACTGCCCAAGGATGATGCTCGTCTCCAGCATATAGTGATTTATCTCTGTTTAAATCAGGCAGATTCAAACACACAGAACATCATATTACTAGAGCAGTTCTCTCATCTGGCCATTCTGGATCAAAATTTGAG GGCCAAAGCAATACGGGCCACTTCCATTGACATGATTAACAAAATGCGAAGAGAGTGTGGTGAAAAGATCAAGGCTGATTATGAG CAATGGCATCAGCGATATCATCAGTTCCGGCAAGCAGCCTTCATGTTTGTCCGTGGCCTTCAGGCCTATTATAAAGAGAG ATTCACAGAGGCTTTGCCTTACTTCAACCAGGCCTGGCTTCACAATATGTCTGCCATGAGTGGGAAAACAGCCTTGGCTGGAATAAACACTCTCCTTATCTCATACTTTCGACGAAAGTGTCTGGAG CATGTCAACGAAGAAGCCATGCAGCAGTTTGAGATGGATGCAGACGTGTCAGATGCCTTGACCTTGATGTGTAACCAGATTTTGCCATCTTTAGCCTTCCTGTCACAGTCAGGCCTGGACTTGGATATGAAGGCTCTTGAAGAACTTCGTGGAAAGTGGTGTGCCTTTCTTGAAAAGGAGCTGAGCC AACCAAAGGTCGAAAAACTGCAGGACTTcctaacaaaaatgtttgaaaactgGTCTGAAATAAAGCTAGAGAGACCACAGAGCGTTCGCCTGAACAGCATGATGGACTTGTACAAACAGTACTGTGATGTCATAAACAAGGCCTTTGATGCTGGGGATATCGAGAAGGCCCTGACGCCCAGCTAG
- the LOC112567973 gene encoding ubiquitin carboxyl-terminal hydrolase 25-like isoform X1, protein MPSDSVSNLNERRNLRFMQELRLLFGLMIGSTRKYVDPSKAVDILKEAFSSPSGVTDSQQDVSEFQHKLLEWLEDAFKADHVNPSSGEPGNLATAALTNPVTELFYGQFRAEGVHEGKVFTKQETFGQFPLQVNGFRDIHESLEATTMQDEIEAVNKDASSLKSGQELWFTRLPPVLTFELSRFQFNQQLGRPEKIHNKIEFPRVIYVDRYLENNKSITRQRRERSRILKEELSQVQSKLDRFMNYGSGSKRCPLHDILQYALEFAESKPPTSNSTCLSSSDVDMESPKQSISSSNKSLSGTTSSLASTESSDQSMCYVDAAPSPPSGDLSEPHTPQKDSPLQCQTEGQTEVFPAPRHVNDNELRVLRDCLRRWRTEVENDVRELQSTISTLECQLSQMYSDDAMQKFPYHLHAVLVHEGQAASGHYWAFIYDEERSMWLKFNDITISESSWAELERESVGGYHNASAYCLMYVDKSRIQDVSGEGQACRQVDSMETMPKDLQEMVVADNKAFAQEIEDWDAEQVKKSTGDPEVTIVAEHKPTQSAATQTMPISSQSSLPSCHAQLSFEDTVKAVYKALDTPHPTPPEAAFTRAAGFELKRLQESAKMLPRRLPKDDARLQHIVIYLCLNQADSNTQNIILLEQFSHLAILDQNLRAKAIRATSIDMINKMRRECGEKIKADYEQWHQRYHQFRQAAFMFVRGLQAYYKERFTEALPYFNQAWLHNMSAMSGKTALAGINTLLISYFRRKCLEHVNEEAMQQFEMDADVSDALTLMCNQILPSLAFLSQSGLDLDMKALEELRGKWCAFLEKELSQPKVEKLQDFLTKMFENWSEIKLERPQSVRLNSMMDLYKQYCDVINKAFDAGDIEKALTPS, encoded by the exons ATGCCCTCTGATTCTGTGAGCAACCTAAAT GAAAGAAGGAATCTACGCTTCATGCAGGAACTTCGTCTTCTGTTCGGTCTTATGATAGGATCAACTAGAAAATATGTAGATCCCTCCAAAGCTGTAGATATTTTGAAAGAAGCATTCTCATCACCATCAGGAGTTACTGACAGTCAACAG gATGTAAGCGAGTTTCAGCACAAGCTCTTGGAATGGCTTGAAGATGCCTTCAAGGCTGACCATGTGAATCCTTCCTCAGGAGAGCC GGGAAACTTGGCCACTGCTGCACTTACAAATCCTGTAACTGAATTGTTTTATGGCCAGTTTCGGGCTGAAGGTGTGCATGAAG GCAAAGTATTCACCAAGCAAGAGACTTTTGGACAGTTCCCTCTTCAGGTGAATGGATTTCGTGACATCCACGAAAGCCTTGAAGCCACCACTATGCAGGACGAGATAGAGGCTGTCAACAAAGATGCATCTTCTCTCAAGTCTGGCCAAGAG CTCTGGTTTACTCGTCTGCCCCCCGTGCTAACCTTTGAGCTGTCACGGTTCCAGTTCAACCAACAGTTAGGGCGGCcagaaaaaatacacaacaagATAGAATTTCCACGGGTCATTTACGTAGATAG atatttagaaaataacaaGAGCATAACCCGGCAACGAAGAGAACGATCTCGAATATTGAAAGAGGAACTGTCTCAAGTCCAGTCAAAATTAGACAG GTTCATGAACTATGGTTCTGGAAGCAAACGCTGCCCCCTTCATGATATTCTTCAGTATGCACTAGAGTTTGCAGAAAGTAAGCCCCCTACATCCAACTCCACATGTTTGTCATCCAGTGATGTGGACATGGAGTCACCTAAGCAAAGCATCAG CTCCAGTAACAAGTCTTTGAGTGGCACCACCTCGTCACTTGCCTCCACAGAGTCCTCTGACCAGAGCATGTGCTATGTTGATGCTGCCCCCTCTCCTCCGTCTGGAGATCTATCGGAGCCTCATACACCTCAGAAAGATTCACCTCTCCAGTGCCAGACTGAAGGTCAGACAGAGGTGTTTCCAGCACCACGACATGTCAATGACAATGAGCTGAGAGTACTTCGTGACTGTTTGCGTCGATGGAGGACGGAGGTGGAAAATGATGTCCGAG AGCTTCAGTCCACAATATCAACTTTGGAATGTCAGCTGAGCCAGATGTACTCTGATGATGCCATGCAGAAG ttcCCATACCACCTGCATGCAGTGTTGGTACATGAGGGTCAAGCAGCCAGTGGCCATTACTGGGCCTTCATCTATGATGAAGAGCGAAGTATGTGGCTCAAGTTTAATGACATCACCATCTCTGAGTCTTCTTGGGCTGAGCTAGAGCGAGAGAGTGTTGGTGGCTATCACAACGCAAGCGCCTACTGTTTGATGTATGTGGACAAGTCTAGGATTCAGGATGTGTCAG GGGAGGGGCAAGCATGTAGACAAGTAGACTCCATGGAAACCATGCCTAAGGACTTGCAAGAGATGGTTGTTGCTGACAACAAGGCATTTGCTCAGGAGATAGAAGACTGGGATGCAGAGCAAGTCAAAAAATCCACTGGTGATCCGGAAGTCACTATTGTTGCAGAGCATAAACCTA CACAGTCAGCAGCCACACAAACAATGCCAATATCCTCCCAGTCTTCTCTCCCCTCTTGCCATGCCCAGCTGTCTTTTGAAGACACTGTGAAAGCAGTCTACAAGGCGCTAGACACCCCTCATCCTACACCACCAGAAGCTGCCTTCACAAGG GCAGCTGGATTTGAACTGAAACGACTGCAAGAATCTGCAAAGATGTTGCCGCGGCGACTGCCCAAGGATGATGCTCGTCTCCAGCATATAGTGATTTATCTCTGTTTAAATCAGGCAGATTCAAACACACAGAACATCATATTACTAGAGCAGTTCTCTCATCTGGCCATTCTGGATCAAAATTTGAG GGCCAAAGCAATACGGGCCACTTCCATTGACATGATTAACAAAATGCGAAGAGAGTGTGGTGAAAAGATCAAGGCTGATTATGAG CAATGGCATCAGCGATATCATCAGTTCCGGCAAGCAGCCTTCATGTTTGTCCGTGGCCTTCAGGCCTATTATAAAGAGAG ATTCACAGAGGCTTTGCCTTACTTCAACCAGGCCTGGCTTCACAATATGTCTGCCATGAGTGGGAAAACAGCCTTGGCTGGAATAAACACTCTCCTTATCTCATACTTTCGACGAAAGTGTCTGGAG CATGTCAACGAAGAAGCCATGCAGCAGTTTGAGATGGATGCAGACGTGTCAGATGCCTTGACCTTGATGTGTAACCAGATTTTGCCATCTTTAGCCTTCCTGTCACAGTCAGGCCTGGACTTGGATATGAAGGCTCTTGAAGAACTTCGTGGAAAGTGGTGTGCCTTTCTTGAAAAGGAGCTGAGCC AACCAAAGGTCGAAAAACTGCAGGACTTcctaacaaaaatgtttgaaaactgGTCTGAAATAAAGCTAGAGAGACCACAGAGCGTTCGCCTGAACAGCATGATGGACTTGTACAAACAGTACTGTGATGTCATAAACAAGGCCTTTGATGCTGGGGATATCGAGAAGGCCCTGACGCCCAGCTAG